Below is a genomic region from Delftia tsuruhatensis.
GCTGCTGGCCCGCTCGGCGGGTTTTGTCGTGCAGTGGCTGCTTCTGCGCGTGCTGCCGCGCATGCGCAGCACCCTGGTGGAGATGGAGTGGGCCCAGGTGCTGCTGCACGACAACGTGCTGCAGCGCCTGGCCAAGGCCGTGCCCTCCCTGGTCATGCAGTCCGGCGTACAGGCCATCCCGCAGTTGCAGCCTCAGTGGGCGACGCTGATCCTGAACCTGGCCATCGCCTGCACCATCTACCATGTGGCCCGCGTGATCAGCGCCCTGCTCAATGCCATGAACGAGGCCCATGACCTCAAGGAGGAGCGCAAGGCCACGCAGGCCCATTCGATCAAGAGCTATGTGCAGCTGGGCAAGCTGCTGGTGTTCCTGATCGCCATCGTGCTGATCGTCGCCACCCTGGTGGACCGCTCGCCGCTGCTGCTGCTGTCAGGCCTGGGCGCCGCCTCGGCGGTGCTGATGCTGATCTTCAAGGACACCATCATGTCCTTCGTGGCCGGCGTGCAGCTGGGCTCCAACGACATGCTGCGCGTGGGCGACTGGATAGAGATGCCCCAGGTGGGTGCCGACGGCTTCGTGATCGACATCGCGCTGCACACGGTCAAGGTGCAGAACTGGGACAAGACCATCACCACCATCCCCACCTGGCGGCTGATGAGCGACAGCTACAAGAACTGGCGCGGCATGTTCGAGTCGGGCGGGCGCCGCATCCGCCGCTCGCTGCACATCGACGCCCACACCATCCGCCTGCTGACGCCCGAGCAGCACCGCACCCTGTCATCCATTGCGCTGCTCAAGGGCCATCTGGACGAAAACGGCGGCCTGCGCGCTCCCGAGGCGCCACCGGGCGCCGACATCGAGCCCGGCCAGGTCAGCAACCTGGCGGCCTTCAAG
It encodes:
- a CDS encoding mechanosensitive ion channel family protein translates to MQALAALCALVLLARSAGFVVQWLLLRVLPRMRSTLVEMEWAQVLLHDNVLQRLAKAVPSLVMQSGVQAIPQLQPQWATLILNLAIACTIYHVARVISALLNAMNEAHDLKEERKATQAHSIKSYVQLGKLLVFLIAIVLIVATLVDRSPLLLLSGLGAASAVLMLIFKDTIMSFVAGVQLGSNDMLRVGDWIEMPQVGADGFVIDIALHTVKVQNWDKTITTIPTWRLMSDSYKNWRGMFESGGRRIRRSLHIDAHTIRLLTPEQHRTLSSIALLKGHLDENGGLRAPEAPPGADIEPGQVSNLAAFKAYAYAYLVRHPHIHKTPNMFLLVRTMEPSPMGVPLELFCYTSTTVWVEYEAIQGAIFDHLIGMLPRFGLSLYQRSSDHGQHLRLAAAER